The sequence TTTCGCGGTTAGGCCTTTTTGATATAGCTGCCAGCCCAAGACCAATAGCCACAATAGGCCAATCAGCACGTGTAGGCTGTGGGTGCCCACAAGGGTGAAAAAAGCCGACAAAAAGGCGCTGCGCTGTGGTCCGTAGCCGCTGCTGATGAGCTCATAAAACTCATAGGCTTCAAGGCCAATAAACCCTAGCCCTAAGGCAAAGGTGAGGCCCAGCCAGATGAGGGTGGGGCGTAGCCTTTGGGCTTTGGCTGCCAGCAGGCCCAGGCCAAAGGTAAAGCTGCTGAACAGCAACAATAAAGTGCTGATCAAAATCAGCGGTAGGCTGATGATGTCGGCGTCGCGCGGGCCGTTGGCGACGCCGCCGACCAAAACAGCATAGGTGGCAAACAGGGTGGCGAACAGCAGGCAGTCGCTCATGAGGTAAAGCCAAAAGCCTAAAGGGGTTTTGCCTTCGTCGTGATCGTGGTGTTCGGCGATCGTGTCGTGTTTAGGGCCGGTATGGCTGATGTGATGGCTCATGGATGATCTTTCCCTCGGGTTTGTTGGGCGTAGTAAACCGCTTCAATGGCGACGATTTCTTCGCTGCTGACGTAGTAATCGAGGTCGTCATTAAACGTATGGTGGATGTAGTACACCACCATGGCCAGCAGGCTAGACAGAGCCAGCCACCAGATGGCCCACACCATGGCAAAGCCAAAAACGGCGCTCATCATGCCGAGGATGAAGCCAGTGCCGGTATTGCGTGGCATGTGGATGGGGGCATAGCTGGCCTGAAGCCGCGGTAGCTGCTGGCTGAGTTTCATGGCGTGAAACGCATCACGTTCCACCACGCTAGGTAAGACGGCAAAATTATAAAATGGCGGTGGCGAGGCGGTGGCCCATTCTAGGGTGCGGCCTTGCCAAGGATCGCCGCTGTGATCTTGATGCTGATGGCGATCACGCACGCTGACCCAAATTTGCACCAGCTGTAACAGGATGCCGATGAGGATCATGACGGCGCCTACGCTGGCGATCAGCAGCATGGGAAACCATTCTGGATTGAGGCCGGCGCTGATGCGTCGAGTCATGCCCATGAAGCCCAGAACGTATAGGGGCATAAACGCTGTAAAAAAGCCAGTGATCCAAAAGCCAAAAGACCAACGCCCCAGCCGTTCATTAAGGGTGAAGCCAAAGGCCTTGGGAAACCAATAGTTAAAAGCAGCCATGGCGCCAAAAACGACGCCGCCAATGATGACGTTGTGAAAGTGGGCCACCAAAAACATGCTGTTGTGTAACACATAGTTGGCGCCGGGGACGGCGAGTAACACGCCGGTCATGCCGCCCAAGGTAAAGGTGAATAAAAAGCCGAGGGTCCACAGAACCGGCACCGAAAAAATAATGCGGCCGCGATACATGGTGAACAGCCAGTTGAATATTTTAATCCCGGTGGGAATGGCGATCACCATGGTGGCGATGCCAAAAAAGGCGTTGACGTTGGCGCTGCCGCCCATGGTGAAAAAATGATGCAGCCACACCATAAACGACAGAATGGTGATGGCAACAGTAGCCATCACCAAGGTGGCGTAACCGAATAAGCGCTTTTGGCTGAAGGTGGCGATGACTTCAGAGAACACGCCAAACATCGGCAAAATAAGGATGTACACTTCAGGATGGCCCCAGGCCCAGATGAGGTTGACGTACATCATCTGGTTGCCGCCCATGTCGTTGGTAAAAAAATGAAAGCCTAAATAACGCTCCAGCGTTAAGAGGGCCAAGGTGGCGGTGAGGATGGGAAAGGCCGCCACGATTAAGGCATTGGTGCATAAGGCCGTCCACGTGAACACCGGCATGGCCATCAGTTTCATGCCAGGGGTTCTGAGTTTGATGATGGTGGTGATGAAGTTCACCCCAGAGAGCAAGGTGCCTAAGCCCGATATTTGCAGGCTCCAAATCCAATAGTCAACGCCGACGCCAGGGCTATAGGCGCTGCTGGACAAGGGCGGATAGGCCAGCCAGCCGGTTTGGGCAAACTCACCGACGCCTAGGGAGACATTGATGAGCATCACCCCGGCCATAAACAGCCAAAAGCTAAACGAATTCAAAAAGGGAAAAGCC comes from Neisseriaceae bacterium CLB008 and encodes:
- the cyoC gene encoding cytochrome o ubiquinol oxidase subunit III codes for the protein MSHHISHTGPKHDTIAEHHDHDEGKTPLGFWLYLMSDCLLFATLFATYAVLVGGVANGPRDADIISLPLILISTLLLLFSSFTFGLGLLAAKAQRLRPTLIWLGLTFALGLGFIGLEAYEFYELISSGYGPQRSAFLSAFFTLVGTHSLHVLIGLLWLLVLGWQLYQKGLTAKNHIRLTCLSLFWHFLDLIWICVFSVVYLTGAIR
- the cyoB gene encoding cytochrome o ubiquinol oxidase subunit I, which translates into the protein MLGKLSLDAIPSDPIALSAALFIVVGAVALLILLTHLKRWRWLWTEWLTTVDHKKIGILYFLVALVMLLRGFADALMMRTQLAAAATGSGAGYLPPEHYDQIFTAHGVIMIFFVAMPMILGLMNLIVPLQIGARDVAFPFLNSFSFWLFMAGVMLINVSLGVGEFAQTGWLAYPPLSSSAYSPGVGVDYWIWSLQISGLGTLLSGVNFITTIIKLRTPGMKLMAMPVFTWTALCTNALIVAAFPILTATLALLTLERYLGFHFFTNDMGGNQMMYVNLIWAWGHPEVYILILPMFGVFSEVIATFSQKRLFGYATLVMATVAITILSFMVWLHHFFTMGGSANVNAFFGIATMVIAIPTGIKIFNWLFTMYRGRIIFSVPVLWTLGFLFTFTLGGMTGVLLAVPGANYVLHNSMFLVAHFHNVIIGGVVFGAMAAFNYWFPKAFGFTLNERLGRWSFGFWITGFFTAFMPLYVLGFMGMTRRISAGLNPEWFPMLLIASVGAVMILIGILLQLVQIWVSVRDRHQHQDHSGDPWQGRTLEWATASPPPFYNFAVLPSVVERDAFHAMKLSQQLPRLQASYAPIHMPRNTGTGFILGMMSAVFGFAMVWAIWWLALSSLLAMVVYYIHHTFNDDLDYYVSSEEIVAIEAVYYAQQTRGKDHP